A stretch of the Papaver somniferum cultivar HN1 chromosome 6, ASM357369v1, whole genome shotgun sequence genome encodes the following:
- the LOC113289765 gene encoding uncharacterized protein LOC113289765 codes for MQICRNILTSKNCLLQSSQFAYFHSTPASFANWKKKWASSDTEKGQQHPKDTEKGQPHPKTAIRFATRQKRAARRDAKRALKNLIFTRGSSNQPFEDDRPIKSSCKVSNENLKQDSDSDCSSKKPGSKKTRRSRNAGKKHPFGNNRKSRRESFDDFDLNPERIFRAASEGKRFTWSFWSWEDLHSRNPNLGFEWRDYNPNWRNDRRKTWNASSESEDENEPCGVGSRSDRTILGLPLTGPLKMEDVKSAFRVSALKWHPDKHQGPSQAVAEEKFKVCNDAYKSLCNALSST; via the exons ATGCAAATATGCAGAAACATATTGACATCAAAGAATTGTCTCCTCCAATCTTCTCAATTTGCATATTTTCACTCAACACCAGCATCCTTCGCTAATTGGAAGAAGAAATGGGCCTCCTCG GATACAGAAAAAGGCCAACAACATCCTAAG GATACAGAAAAAGGCCAACCACATCCTAAG ACTGCCATCAGATTCGCAACTCGTCAAAAGCGTGCAGCTCGTAGAGATGCTAAGagagctttgaaaaatcttaTTTTCACGAGGGGGTCTTCGAATCAACCATTTGAG GATGACCGTCCAATAAAGAGCAGCTGTAAAGTGAGCAATGAAAATTTAAAACAGGACAGCGACTCTGATTGTTCGAGTAAGAAGCCTGGATCAAAGAAGACTCGTCGGTCACGAAATGCCGGAAAAAAACATCCCTTTGGAAACAATC GTAAATCAAGAAGAGAGAGCTTTGATGACTTCGATTTAAATCCAGAGCGAATCTTTCGGGCAGCATCTGAAGGCAAACGTTTTACTTGGTCCTTCTGGTCGTGGGAAGACTTGCATTCTCGAAATCCCAATCTTGGGTTCGAGTGGAGAGACTATAATCCAAACTGGAGAAATGATAGGAGAAAAACGTGGAATGCTTCTAGTGAATCTGAAGATGAGAATGAGCCGTGTGGTGTAGGCTCACGCTCAGATAGAACAATTCTTGGATTGCCATTGACGGGACCCTTAAAAATGGAGGATGTCAAAAGCGC TTTCCGCGTATCCGCGTTAAAATGGCATCCTGACAAGCACCAAGGGCCTTCACAG GCAGTGGCGGAAGAGAAGTTCAAAGTTTGTAATGATGCCTATAAATCTCTGTGCAATGCTCTTTCTTCAACATAA
- the LOC113286296 gene encoding uncharacterized protein LOC113286296 — protein sequence MGDYEHHSTVPKETAIQALNTIIQLHFEKTLEKKRAIDLQKKELWKLFQLFFLFLGLVFSAQVQSTRLQCRHCWVPIVLLSLAHLIFYVSVAQILRCINGLKYQRRCHKLTLGLATERLRQIKMICSSNDGLGGEDEIADDFEIHYQEPPETYFGKFKRSWALHFGFLILTYAFMVSSSVVLLCF from the coding sequence ATGGGAGACTATGAACACCACTCAACAGTCCCAAAAGAAACAGCTATACAAGCCCTAAACACAATCATCCAACTCCACTTTGAAAAAACCCTTGAGAAAAAAAGAGCCATTGATCTTCAAAAGAAAGAACTTTGGAAGCTTTTTCAGCTCTTTTTCTTGTTTCTAGGTCTAGTTTTTTCAGCTCAAGTTCAATCCACTCGTTTACAATGTCGTCACTGTTGGGTACCGATAGTTCTACTCTCTTTAGCTCATTTGATCTTCTATGTATCAGTTGCCCAAATCCTTAGATGTATTAATGGTTTGAAATACCAAAGGAGATGTCATAAACTCACTCTAGGTCTTGCTACTGAGAGATtgagacagatcaagatgatcTGCAGTAGTAATGACGGGCTTGGTGGTGAAGATGAGATTGCTGATGATTTTGAAATACATTATCAAGAACCACCTGAAACTTACTTTGGTAAGTTCAAAAGAAGTTGGGCATTGCATTTTGGATTCTTGATTCTTACTTATGCTTTTATGGTTTCTTCTTCTGTTGTACTACTTTGTTTCTAG
- the LOC113286298 gene encoding uncharacterized protein LOC113286298, producing the protein MAPRGPNFTTEEDTMICRIHLAISQDSATGTDQPERVLWSRIKDKLEEALPCKPKRTWTSIQSRFQGISRQVSLYSAKVLEVDGEYHSGWNEVLRVEEIRKRFKESNGNKKFKHEECYEILKDSIKYSGRSTFVFDSGQEMEDSQSGEENADIEETIPGESSDDLDIGDIENTRKRQLGKKASKQLKKTGRAKSNAQEEMLEDIIKEQQSFNEHYKAQSLMKMGQRQAEFEAIQAKSAAKFAAKQARQEKLDLKKEADDDLAIMLKDVSTLDPVTREYFELRKMEILQRKRNQS; encoded by the exons ATGGCACCACGCGGTCCCAATTTTACAACAGAAGAAGATACAATGATATGTAGAATCCATTTAGCCATATCTCAAGATTCTGCTACCGGAACCGATCAACCAGAAAGAGTATTATGGAGTCGGATCAAAGATAAGTTGGAAGAAGCCCTGCCTTGTAAACCAAAACGTACTTGGACTTCTATCCAGAGTcgatttcagggaataagtaGACAGGTTTCACTTTATTCTGCAAAAGTGTTGGAAGTTGATGGTGAATATCATAGCGGATGGAATGAAGTCTTGAGG GTTGAAGAGATAAGAAAGCGATTCAAAGAAAGTAATGGtaacaaaaaatttaagcacgaagagtgctacgaaATTCTAAAAGATAGTATCAAATATTCAGGACGGTCGACGTTTGTGTTTGATTCAGGCCAAGAAATGGAAGATTCTCAGAGTGGTGAGGAAAACGCTGATATTGAGGAAACAATTCCAGGCGAGTCCAGTGATGATCTAGATATTGGAGATATAGAGAACACACGTAAGCGTCAGTTGGGGAAGAAAGCATCGAAACAActaaagaaaacagggagagcaaAATCCAATGCCCAGGAGGAAATGCTAGAGGATATAATTAAGGAGCAGCAAAGTTTCAATGAACATTACAAAGCACAATCACTAATGAAGATGGGACAGAGACAAGCTGAGTTTGAAGCAATACAAGCTAAGTCTGCGGCAAAGTTTGCGGCGAAACAAGCTAGGCAAGAAAAACTCGATTTAAAGAAAGAAGCGGACGATGACTTGGCCATAATGTTGAAGGATGTCTCTACATTGGACCCTGTAACAAGagagtacttcgaacttcgaaagaTGGAAATACTACAACgcaaaagaaaccaatcttaa
- the LOC113291650 gene encoding uncharacterized protein LOC113291650 yields the protein MGFTPLDWVVLTGLSIGIGDDVPYNPVKYKFDYVREHVFPEIEEPLDYEDPPISGKKRPPAQWISDAITIKFLTTYFKEDILVAANLDDKLAEKVARAFFMYVLGNFFFSNAKNYIDAAWLAAFEDLNAVDMYDWGGPAFAKLYVALNASGRGQKSLTGPFQILEFWGYEYLGICRPCDPTSEEKWPRTSRWKAKKKTIDIVHCRNALNQLTADIVTWRPWESAIGVLDSDVGRRAVELSNKRVIFTWIGKNMWYLGERSWRQNHPTFGIPRNPPFKIGEVSHEKAKLVKEAGWVDANMFVKAVSYNMYLRYWRHVTNFHQFVTKVDWVVELHGVDGDRVKHLIQRPAQHVPIPPPQQLSYPEAYNLVQEHADFNRAFREFVLYETEDRMIRLKAKDEVIRGLAARNNYLEDQMQFRMQQTPRPPIGFGSFSETIPPAVWAPVSQASTMSSVNPLRE from the exons ATGGGATTCACGCCGCTTGATTGGGTAGTGTTGACAGGATTGAGTATTGGAATTGGGGATGATGTTCCGTATAACCCAGTCAAGTACAAATTTGATTATGTCCGTGAGCATGTTTTTCCAGAAATAGAAGAACCCTTAGATTATGAAGATCCCCCAATCTCTGGAAAAAAACGCCCCCCGGCACAGTGGATTTcagatgcaatcacaattaaattTTTGACTACGTATTTCAAAGAAGATATCTTGGTTGCAGCTAATTTGGATGACAAACTTGCAGAAAAAGTGGCGAGggccttttttatgtatgttttgggaaattttttcttttccaatgCAAAGAACTACATTGATGCGGcttggttagctgcttttgaggATCTAAATGCAGTTGATATGTATGACTGGGGTGGTCCTGCTTTTGCAAAATTGTATGTGGCACTCAACGCATCTGGTAGGGGACAGAAGTCATTAACTGGGCCgttccaaatattagag ttttggggatATGAATATCTGGGCATATGTAGACCGTGCGACCCAACTAGTGAAGAAAAATGGCCAAGAACTTCCCGGTGGAAAGCGAAGAAAAAGACTATCGATATTGTTCACTGTAGGAATGCGCTTAATCAGTTGACTGCAGACATCGTGACATGGAGACCGTGGGAATCCGCCAttggtgttcttgactctgatGTTGGTCGCAGGGCTGTGGAGCTTTCAAACAAAAGGGTTATATTTACTTGGATTGGCAAG AATATGTGGTACCTAGGAGAACGATCTTGGAGGCAAAATCATCCTACTTTTGGAATTCCTAGAAATCCACCATTTAAAATTGGCGAGGTCAGTCATGAGAAAGCAAAACTTGTGAAAGAAGCTGGATGGGTAGATGCAAATATGTTTGTGAAAGCTGTTTCATATAATATGTATCTGCGATATTGGCGACATGTAACTAACTTCCATCAATTCGTGACCAAAGTCGATTGGGTAGTTGAATTACACGGGGTTGATGGTGACCGTGTTAAACACCTTATTCAACGACCTGCTCAGCATGTACCtattccaccaccacaacaattATCATAC CCTGAAGCTTATAATCTGGTTCAAGAACATGCCGATTTTAATCGTGCGTTTCGCGAGTTTGTATTATATGAAACGGAAGACAGGATGATACGTTTAAAGGCAAAAGATGAAGTAATACGAGGCCTTGCAGCTCGTAACAATTACCTGGAGGATCAGATGCAATTCCGTATGCAACAAACGCCGCGTCCCCCTATTGGATTCGGCAGTTTTTCTGAAACTATCCCACCAGCGGTGTGGGCTCCAGTGAGTCAAGCATCAACAATGTCGTCTGTTAACCCCCTCCGAGAATGA